A single window of Leptospira wolffii serovar Khorat str. Khorat-H2 DNA harbors:
- a CDS encoding methylated-DNA--[protein]-cysteine S-methyltransferase: MEKQPRIDLDFSDYQILFERVSGRIGHSEAEGKPVLAKFISTPIGILLAGATEEGLCFLEFTEKERLELQLPRLGKYFRSGIVLGESPIFSGLENQLYEYFKGKRKEFDTPLVTPGTEFQQKVWKALASVPYGQTNSYEAQAIRVGDLQAIRAVAKANGENRIAILIPCHRIIGKNGDLIGYGGGLWRKKFLLELERKNSDSPTLPFFPDE; the protein is encoded by the coding sequence ATGGAAAAACAGCCCCGAATAGACTTGGATTTTTCCGATTACCAAATTCTTTTCGAAAGGGTTTCCGGAAGAATAGGACATTCGGAAGCCGAGGGAAAGCCGGTCCTCGCAAAATTCATCTCCACTCCGATCGGAATATTATTAGCGGGAGCCACGGAAGAAGGCTTATGCTTTTTAGAATTCACCGAAAAAGAAAGGTTGGAGCTCCAACTCCCTAGATTGGGAAAATATTTCCGTTCGGGGATCGTGCTTGGGGAAAGTCCGATCTTTTCCGGATTAGAAAATCAATTATACGAATACTTCAAAGGAAAAAGGAAAGAATTCGATACTCCGCTTGTAACCCCAGGTACGGAGTTCCAACAAAAAGTTTGGAAGGCTCTCGCTTCCGTTCCTTACGGACAAACAAATTCCTACGAGGCTCAGGCGATTCGAGTCGGAGATTTGCAAGCCATCCGCGCGGTAGCCAAGGCGAACGGAGAAAATCGGATCGCGATACTGATCCCTTGCCATAGGATCATAGGAAAGAACGGGGACTTAATAGGATACGGAGGCGGACTCTGGAGAAAGAAGTTCCTTCTCGAACTGGAAAGAAAAAATTCCGACTCCCCTACTTTACCTTTTTTCCCCGATGAATAA
- a CDS encoding amidohydrolase family protein, with translation MNRSIRRVSGRFQDSKGSFLATIELDPNGLILFVQKDVLISDPKEDELSFDPKQSFIFSGFGDIHVHAREDESQKHIYKEDFVSAGLAAINGGVIQIADMPNNPIPPTDDETYAKKRSLADRSPVRITLYAGIGPHTKPLRTHVPYKAFMGPSIGELFFHSNEQLEDTIQNYKGCNVSFHCEDPEILEKSQNETYHEDRRPPVAETLATDFALYLIEKYDLVGKLCHYSTEDGLHKIISARKKGVKVKCEVTPTHLYFDRTMLTDENRHWFQMNPPLRGPEDKKALLQGIKDGWIDFLATDHAPHSIPEKLKGTSGISQLDTYSLFVTWLHKEGKVSLEKISEICAENPGEFVNEFLPQEYGKGFGRLEPGYCGSFTVLDFENPTLFKKEDIKSKSGWSPFENVVFPGSIVSVIHRGKKVK, from the coding sequence ATGAACCGATCGATTCGTAGAGTTTCCGGCAGATTCCAAGACAGCAAGGGTTCCTTTCTTGCGACGATCGAATTGGATCCTAACGGATTGATTCTATTCGTACAGAAAGACGTTCTTATTTCCGATCCGAAGGAAGACGAGCTAAGCTTCGATCCGAAGCAATCCTTCATATTCTCCGGGTTCGGAGATATTCACGTTCATGCGAGAGAGGATGAATCCCAAAAGCATATCTATAAGGAAGATTTTGTTTCTGCGGGACTGGCGGCGATCAACGGAGGAGTGATCCAGATTGCGGACATGCCGAATAATCCGATTCCTCCCACGGACGACGAAACGTACGCAAAGAAGAGGTCCTTAGCGGATCGTTCCCCCGTTAGAATCACTTTATATGCGGGAATCGGGCCGCATACGAAACCTTTGAGGACTCATGTTCCTTATAAAGCGTTTATGGGGCCTTCCATCGGAGAATTGTTTTTTCACTCCAACGAGCAGTTGGAGGATACTATCCAAAATTATAAAGGTTGCAACGTTAGTTTTCATTGTGAGGACCCCGAGATTCTGGAAAAGAGTCAGAACGAAACTTACCACGAGGACCGTAGGCCTCCGGTCGCGGAAACCCTGGCTACAGACTTTGCGCTTTACCTTATTGAAAAATACGATCTCGTAGGAAAGCTTTGCCATTATTCTACGGAAGACGGTTTGCATAAGATCATCTCCGCCAGAAAGAAGGGGGTAAAAGTGAAATGCGAAGTGACTCCCACTCATCTCTATTTCGATCGGACGATGCTCACGGATGAGAATCGACATTGGTTCCAAATGAATCCTCCTTTACGGGGGCCGGAAGACAAGAAGGCGCTCTTGCAGGGAATCAAGGACGGGTGGATCGATTTTCTTGCGACGGATCACGCTCCCCATTCGATTCCGGAAAAGTTGAAAGGCACTTCCGGTATTTCCCAATTGGATACGTATTCCTTATTCGTAACTTGGCTACATAAGGAAGGAAAAGTAAGCTTAGAGAAGATTTCGGAAATCTGTGCGGAGAATCCTGGAGAATTCGTGAACGAGTTTCTTCCGCAAGAATATGGTAAGGGATTCGGAAGATTAGAACCTGGCTACTGCGGAAGTTTTACCGTCCTGGATTTCGAAAATCCGACTCTATTCAAAAAAGAAGATATAAAGAGTAAGAGCGGTTGGTCTCCTTTCGAAAACGTCGTTTTTCCGGGAAGCATCGTATCGGTTATTCATCGGGGAAAAAAGGTAAAGTAG
- a CDS encoding acetyl-CoA C-acetyltransferase: MEEAVILDGIRTAFGNFGGTLKDVSAVDLGVLVSKSVLERTGVNPGDIGESIFGNVVPTGKEAIYLARHIGLKTGLPQTVPALTLNRLCGSGMEAIIQAAKKIYLGEADAVLAGGSESMSNAPYVVRNARWGVRYGSSEFEDSLEQGLTDQYVGLIMGATAENLADQYKISRSEQDEWAGISQTRAEKATVEGRLKEEILPVTVGGKKPITLEKDEFIKGAASIEKLGGLKPAFREGGTVTAGNASGLNDGAAATIVTSASYAKKIGKKPLAIIRGYGHAGCDPAKMGIGPALAIPIALKKAGLKLSDMSLVEVNEAFAAQYLAVQKELGLNPEITNVNGGAVAIGHPLGASGARVTITLAYELRRRKAKYGVASLCIGGGQGIALVLENPEA, encoded by the coding sequence ATGGAAGAAGCGGTAATACTAGACGGAATCCGTACGGCCTTCGGAAATTTCGGAGGAACCTTAAAGGATGTAAGCGCGGTGGATTTGGGAGTATTAGTTTCCAAATCCGTATTGGAAAGAACCGGAGTAAACCCCGGCGATATCGGAGAATCGATTTTCGGGAACGTAGTTCCTACAGGAAAGGAAGCGATTTACCTTGCAAGACATATCGGATTAAAAACCGGCCTCCCGCAAACCGTTCCGGCCCTGACTCTCAACAGACTCTGCGGTTCGGGAATGGAAGCCATCATCCAAGCCGCCAAAAAAATCTATTTGGGCGAGGCGGATGCTGTCCTGGCAGGCGGATCGGAATCCATGAGTAACGCTCCCTATGTGGTGCGTAACGCGAGATGGGGAGTTAGATACGGTTCCTCCGAATTCGAGGATTCTCTAGAACAAGGACTCACGGACCAATACGTCGGCCTGATCATGGGAGCCACTGCGGAAAATTTGGCGGACCAGTACAAGATCAGCCGCAGCGAGCAGGACGAATGGGCGGGAATCTCCCAAACCAGAGCCGAAAAGGCGACGGTAGAAGGTAGACTGAAAGAGGAAATTCTTCCTGTAACCGTGGGTGGAAAGAAACCTATAACATTAGAAAAAGATGAATTTATTAAAGGAGCCGCATCCATCGAAAAATTGGGCGGACTCAAGCCCGCGTTCCGCGAAGGTGGGACGGTCACTGCCGGAAACGCTTCCGGTTTGAACGACGGAGCGGCGGCAACGATCGTGACTTCCGCTTCTTACGCTAAGAAGATCGGAAAAAAACCCTTGGCGATCATCAGAGGGTACGGACACGCAGGATGCGATCCGGCTAAAATGGGAATCGGTCCCGCATTGGCTATTCCGATCGCTCTCAAGAAAGCGGGTCTCAAACTTTCCGATATGAGCCTTGTGGAAGTAAACGAAGCTTTTGCGGCACAGTATCTCGCGGTCCAAAAGGAACTAGGACTCAATCCGGAAATCACGAATGTGAACGGAGGAGCGGTGGCAATCGGACACCCGCTGGGGGCAAGCGGTGCCAGAGTCACCATTACCTTGGCATACGAGCTTAGAAGAAGAAAGGCGAAATACGGAGTCGCTTCCCTTTGTATCGGAGGCGGCCAAGGAATCGCTTTGGTTCTGGAAAACCCGGAAGCCTAA
- a CDS encoding alpha/beta fold hydrolase, whose amino-acid sequence MKRRLFPIGIAGLVLVISILPFLRSFEDSELNEVARASAKGSFVTLAKGTVHYELAGPEKGKLVVLVHGFSTPYYIWDPVVESLLHSGYKVLRFDLYGRGYSDRPDTVYKMDLFVSQIEDLLNSLHIQDSFDIMGLSMGGPIVAAYTGKNPSRVKKVVLVDPFSQTTSIFPLNLPWIGEYLNTTVYIPSLPKGISKDFVDPSKVPNDWVEGYRKQMSFIGFRRAILSTLRNLIVRDPKVHFESLALAKKPVLMFWGEEDKTTPLESGAYLRELLKPKFVLVKSAGHLPHVEKPEEVLPVISSFLK is encoded by the coding sequence ATGAAACGCAGACTATTCCCGATCGGAATCGCGGGACTAGTTCTCGTAATTTCGATTCTGCCTTTTCTTAGATCGTTCGAAGATTCCGAATTGAACGAAGTGGCTCGAGCAAGCGCAAAGGGAAGTTTTGTCACTCTCGCGAAAGGCACAGTCCATTACGAACTTGCGGGCCCCGAAAAAGGAAAGCTTGTCGTTCTGGTCCACGGATTTTCCACTCCGTATTATATTTGGGATCCGGTAGTTGAGTCTCTATTACATTCCGGTTATAAAGTGCTTAGATTCGACCTATACGGCCGGGGATACTCCGATCGCCCGGATACGGTCTATAAGATGGATCTGTTCGTTTCGCAAATCGAGGATCTATTAAATTCTCTTCATATTCAAGATTCATTCGATATCATGGGTCTTTCCATGGGGGGACCGATCGTGGCCGCTTATACCGGAAAGAATCCGAGCAGAGTGAAGAAAGTCGTTCTGGTGGATCCTTTTTCACAAACCACGAGTATCTTTCCCCTCAATCTGCCCTGGATCGGCGAGTATTTGAATACTACCGTTTATATTCCTTCCCTACCGAAAGGAATATCCAAGGATTTTGTGGATCCAAGCAAGGTGCCTAACGACTGGGTAGAAGGTTATAGAAAACAGATGAGTTTCATCGGTTTTAGAAGGGCCATTCTATCCACACTTAGAAACTTAATCGTCAGAGATCCTAAAGTTCATTTCGAAAGCTTGGCTCTGGCGAAAAAACCCGTATTAATGTTTTGGGGAGAAGAGGATAAGACCACTCCCTTGGAATCCGGAGCTTATCTGAGAGAATTATTGAAACCCAAATTCGTTTTAGTGAAGAGCGCGGGGCATCTACCTCATGTGGAAAAACCGGAAGAAGTACTTCCGGTCATTTCTTCGTTCCTAAAGTGA
- a CDS encoding TetR/AcrR family transcriptional regulator: protein MTAVATRPRRRTRNSLNKESIVQAALDILNEEGIDGLSMRRIAEKLDCSVASPYSHFKSQQDIIKIIISQGEAQLTETLRAARLNGNSCYQKLTLIARAYYDFSGNNQELHKVMFNTVHGHMHRKAFPKLPTSYRVFLETIRAGVRSKEFRIREEDYPSLARTMYSWMYGIIVLDMTGMLKKRGMGDPLDEGFLFFRKILLGEE, encoded by the coding sequence ATGACCGCAGTAGCTACACGTCCTAGACGACGTACTAGAAACAGTTTAAATAAAGAATCCATTGTTCAAGCAGCCTTGGACATATTGAACGAAGAGGGAATCGACGGTCTATCCATGAGACGGATCGCCGAAAAATTGGACTGTAGCGTGGCCAGTCCGTATTCTCATTTCAAAAGCCAACAGGATATTATAAAAATTATCATATCCCAAGGAGAGGCTCAGCTCACCGAAACATTAAGGGCCGCACGGCTCAATGGAAATTCTTGTTATCAGAAATTGACTTTGATCGCTAGAGCGTATTACGACTTTTCCGGGAACAACCAAGAACTTCATAAGGTGATGTTCAATACCGTTCACGGGCATATGCATCGTAAAGCTTTCCCGAAATTGCCGACGAGTTATCGGGTTTTTTTGGAAACGATTCGAGCGGGCGTTCGTTCCAAGGAGTTTCGAATTCGGGAGGAGGATTATCCTTCTCTTGCTAGGACCATGTATTCCTGGATGTACGGAATCATCGTTTTGGATATGACGGGAATGCTGAAAAAAAGAGGTATGGGCGATCCTCTCGACGAAGGTTTTTTATTCTTTCGTAAAATACTTTTAGGCGAAGAATGA
- a CDS encoding acetoacetate decarboxylase family protein, with product MKSTGNTKTKPKKKTVGLPQKAAKTASKSPKKATDTNQKIASLSRGHFPAPWNLTGEGFLFPLFGRKSYNSEMGFFDDEDRKSYRGGIGSLMLVNYERSDVGPYYELLYIPGNFEYKDRNYKRITRIFVSSQTSVEEGIRNWAIPKERADFKWEKKGPFTHIEVSRNGKTFFKISIRTLGFGFPVTTSVLPYVLLQKAEDGSRLSTAFIGKGKGKFARIESIWTDESVFPDFIKGGGFKTGIGASPFNLVFPVAEIVD from the coding sequence ATGAAATCTACCGGTAATACAAAGACTAAGCCGAAGAAAAAAACAGTCGGTCTCCCGCAAAAAGCAGCTAAAACGGCATCCAAATCTCCCAAAAAAGCCACAGACACCAATCAAAAAATCGCGAGCCTCTCTAGGGGACATTTTCCCGCTCCTTGGAATTTAACGGGAGAAGGCTTTCTTTTCCCCCTATTCGGCAGGAAGTCCTACAATTCCGAAATGGGATTCTTCGACGACGAGGATCGCAAATCCTATCGAGGCGGAATCGGTTCCTTGATGCTAGTAAATTACGAAAGGTCCGACGTCGGTCCATATTATGAATTACTATATATCCCCGGAAATTTCGAGTACAAGGACAGAAATTATAAGCGGATCACTAGAATATTCGTTTCCAGCCAGACTTCCGTTGAGGAAGGAATCCGCAATTGGGCCATCCCTAAAGAGAGAGCGGATTTTAAATGGGAAAAGAAAGGCCCCTTTACGCATATCGAAGTCTCTCGAAACGGGAAAACTTTCTTTAAGATTTCCATCCGTACTCTGGGTTTCGGATTTCCGGTCACAACTTCCGTACTACCTTACGTACTTCTACAAAAAGCGGAAGATGGAAGCCGTCTCAGCACGGCGTTTATCGGCAAAGGAAAAGGAAAGTTCGCGAGAATAGAATCGATTTGGACCGACGAAAGCGTTTTCCCCGACTTCATAAAAGGTGGAGGATTCAAAACCGGAATCGGCGCCTCGCCGTTCAATCTGGTATTCCCCGTTGCCGAAATCGTGGATTAG
- a CDS encoding rhodanese-like domain-containing protein: MNPIELKSRLDARKSGKDDFYLLDVRNPNEQEISIIEGTDLLIPVTELPGRVGELDSWKNSGKDLIVYCRSGGRSGNACAFLKSVGFGKVFNLEGGILQYSDDVDSSLAKY, translated from the coding sequence ATGAACCCTATCGAACTTAAATCAAGACTGGATGCACGCAAATCGGGAAAGGACGATTTCTATCTTTTGGACGTTCGAAATCCGAACGAACAGGAGATTTCGATCATTGAAGGAACGGATCTCTTGATCCCCGTCACCGAACTCCCAGGAAGAGTTGGCGAATTGGATTCTTGGAAGAATTCCGGAAAGGATCTAATCGTTTACTGCCGCTCCGGAGGAAGATCCGGAAACGCCTGCGCGTTCTTAAAAAGCGTAGGTTTCGGTAAAGTATTCAATCTGGAAGGCGGAATCCTACAATATTCGGACGATGTGGATTCTTCTTTGGCTAAATACTGA
- a CDS encoding LLM class flavin-dependent oxidoreductase, producing the protein MVRLSVLDQSPIRKGGTAAQAVRESVELVKLADKLGYSRYWVSEHHNILGLAGSSPEVLISHLAGETKRIRVGSGGVMLPNHSTLKVAENFRMLETLFPGRIDLGLGRAPGGDRLTAAILNPSNSFVQNDFVQQIMDLRDFLTDHAEPESIQEKVKAIPICETVPEMWMLTSSGESGLLAAHFGMSLSFAQFINPTGARATIQAYRERFRPSRFLDSPRASVGIFVLCAETKEKADELQAVMDRQLLNIEKGISEGVLSYEEIKPYVYSDIEKARLLFNRGRMIVGTPDIVKQRILDLTRDCGIEEVVVTTITHDFKDRIRSYELLAEAFGLERTE; encoded by the coding sequence ATGGTTCGACTTAGTGTTTTAGATCAATCTCCGATTCGAAAGGGAGGAACGGCCGCGCAAGCGGTTCGTGAATCCGTAGAATTGGTCAAGCTTGCGGATAAGCTCGGCTATTCCAGATATTGGGTATCGGAACATCATAATATTCTAGGATTGGCCGGCTCCTCCCCGGAGGTTTTGATTTCCCATTTGGCGGGTGAGACAAAAAGGATTCGAGTCGGTTCGGGAGGCGTCATGCTTCCCAATCATAGCACTCTTAAGGTCGCGGAAAATTTTCGCATGTTGGAGACTTTGTTTCCCGGAAGGATCGATTTAGGCCTCGGGAGAGCTCCGGGAGGGGACAGGCTTACCGCAGCAATATTAAATCCTTCTAATAGTTTTGTTCAGAACGATTTTGTGCAACAGATTATGGATCTACGGGATTTTTTGACCGATCATGCCGAGCCTGAGTCCATCCAAGAGAAGGTGAAGGCGATTCCTATCTGCGAGACCGTTCCGGAGATGTGGATGTTGACTTCCAGCGGGGAAAGCGGACTTCTCGCGGCCCACTTCGGAATGTCCTTATCCTTCGCGCAATTCATCAATCCTACCGGAGCGAGGGCTACGATCCAAGCTTATCGGGAAAGATTTCGACCTTCCCGGTTTCTGGATTCCCCGCGGGCCAGTGTCGGTATCTTCGTTCTATGTGCGGAAACCAAGGAAAAAGCCGACGAGTTGCAAGCCGTCATGGATCGGCAGCTATTGAATATAGAGAAAGGAATTAGTGAAGGCGTTCTTTCTTACGAGGAAATCAAGCCCTATGTTTATTCCGATATAGAAAAGGCGAGGTTGCTATTCAATCGGGGACGAATGATCGTAGGAACTCCCGATATCGTAAAACAGAGGATATTGGATTTAACGAGGGATTGCGGGATCGAGGAAGTCGTGGTCACGACTATCACTCACGATTTCAAAGACAGAATTCGCTCTTATGAACTCTTAGCGGAAGCGTTCGGTTTGGAAAGAACAGAGTGA
- a CDS encoding neutral/alkaline non-lysosomal ceramidase N-terminal domain-containing protein translates to MFRAARASIFCFIFFSFLGLESAPNGRAKPLPKDFPFEAGMAKADITGPPTGIMFWGYAQEGQKGEGIHLRQFARALVIKDVKSGKLLAYVTSELGGVPHEVQRDVVARLKKEVDPSFNLANVLLNASHTHSAPAGFFHYIKNSIYTTKFFPEYYNVIVNGIVQSVKEAYSKKEPAQLLIGTAKVEGAGVNRSAIAYEANPEEERKKYDSNVDKTMIQIVVNTRKGAVGFVNWFGVHTTNMTFNNHLISTDNKGYASYLAESEAAKRGQKDFTAIFAQANEGDVTPNLNLDNTGPGKDMFESTRIIGERQYTASAQILNDEKLRSLPSGLSFAQSFLDMPNSIVGKEFSGTGKDEKVCTSAYGYALAAGSTEEGGGHFLFHEGMKDEDRKFYIDLLASFLLQSPTEELRECQKPKAILFPMGETKPDPSLSQILPIGLVTIGDFGLIVSPNEVTTMSSRRMKDVVRKVLGDKVREIALSGLTNDFAGYITTKEEYSTQQYEGGHTLHGPFSLDLFRQEYDRLAKDLLQEKTSLQGPLPKDLSASVITTEIPRGGKRKSFSSHVVTPNASSAKSGELVSCEVTTVNPNEAYPKQKSYFDVERKVGEKWIATYTDADWSTKFVFQKSFFPFLEDKAILYWQTEKGDFPGSYRLKHSSSYLGEDGVAVPFSATCPELELK, encoded by the coding sequence ATGTTTAGAGCCGCCAGGGCATCGATTTTTTGCTTCATATTCTTCTCATTTTTGGGATTGGAATCCGCTCCTAACGGACGGGCGAAACCTCTCCCTAAAGATTTCCCCTTCGAGGCGGGAATGGCCAAAGCGGATATCACAGGACCTCCTACGGGAATCATGTTCTGGGGTTACGCACAAGAAGGCCAAAAGGGAGAGGGAATCCACCTGAGACAATTCGCGAGAGCGCTCGTTATCAAGGACGTAAAATCGGGCAAGCTTCTCGCATATGTTACCTCTGAATTGGGCGGTGTTCCACATGAAGTCCAAAGAGACGTGGTCGCGAGACTTAAAAAGGAAGTGGATCCTTCGTTCAATTTGGCGAACGTTTTACTGAACGCATCCCATACTCATAGCGCACCTGCGGGTTTCTTCCATTATATTAAGAATTCCATATACACTACCAAATTTTTTCCGGAATATTACAACGTAATCGTGAACGGAATCGTTCAATCGGTTAAAGAAGCGTATTCTAAGAAAGAGCCCGCTCAATTACTGATCGGAACCGCAAAGGTGGAAGGAGCCGGCGTAAATAGATCGGCGATCGCATACGAAGCGAATCCGGAAGAAGAGCGTAAGAAATACGATTCGAATGTGGATAAAACCATGATACAAATCGTAGTAAATACTCGTAAGGGTGCCGTCGGATTCGTGAATTGGTTCGGAGTTCATACCACGAATATGACCTTCAATAACCACCTCATTTCGACCGATAATAAAGGATACGCATCTTATTTGGCGGAATCCGAAGCCGCAAAACGAGGGCAAAAGGATTTTACCGCCATCTTCGCCCAAGCAAACGAAGGAGACGTCACTCCGAATCTGAATCTGGACAATACCGGGCCGGGTAAAGATATGTTCGAGAGTACCAGAATAATCGGCGAAAGACAGTACACCGCAAGTGCCCAGATCTTAAACGACGAAAAACTCAGATCCTTACCTTCCGGCCTAAGTTTCGCCCAATCCTTCTTGGACATGCCCAACTCGATAGTCGGAAAGGAATTCTCCGGAACAGGTAAAGACGAAAAGGTTTGCACTTCCGCCTACGGATACGCGTTAGCCGCCGGTTCTACCGAAGAAGGCGGAGGACATTTTCTCTTTCACGAAGGAATGAAGGACGAGGATAGAAAATTCTATATAGATCTATTGGCTTCTTTCCTACTGCAGTCTCCCACGGAAGAGCTTAGAGAATGCCAAAAGCCGAAAGCGATCCTTTTTCCCATGGGGGAGACCAAACCGGACCCTTCCTTATCGCAAATCCTACCGATCGGCTTAGTGACCATCGGGGATTTCGGATTGATCGTATCTCCGAACGAAGTAACGACCATGTCCAGTAGAAGAATGAAGGACGTCGTCCGAAAAGTGCTCGGAGATAAGGTGCGAGAGATCGCTCTCTCCGGTTTGACTAACGATTTCGCGGGTTATATCACCACAAAGGAAGAATATTCCACACAACAGTACGAGGGCGGTCACACTTTGCATGGCCCCTTCAGTCTGGATCTTTTTAGACAGGAATACGATCGCCTTGCAAAAGATTTACTGCAGGAAAAGACCAGCCTGCAAGGCCCCCTGCCTAAGGATTTGAGTGCGAGCGTCATAACCACCGAGATCCCGAGAGGAGGAAAAAGAAAGTCCTTCTCTTCGCATGTAGTGACGCCGAATGCGAGCTCCGCAAAATCAGGAGAACTCGTATCCTGCGAGGTAACGACCGTAAATCCGAATGAGGCTTATCCGAAGCAAAAATCCTATTTCGATGTGGAAAGGAAAGTGGGGGAAAAATGGATCGCGACATATACCGACGCGGACTGGTCGACTAAATTCGTTTTCCAAAAATCCTTCTTTCCGTTTTTAGAGGACAAAGCAATCCTATACTGGCAGACGGAAAAAGGGGACTTTCCCGGCTCCTATAGACTTAAACATTCCTCGTCCTACTTGGGCGAAGACGGAGTTGCGGTCCCCTTCTCGGCAACTTGCCCGGAACTAGAATTAAAATAA
- a CDS encoding SDR family NAD(P)-dependent oxidoreductase — translation MDTQLKNKTALVTGSTAGIGLAIATGLAREGANVIVNGRTKARVEEAIALIKKEVPGASVQGIETDFSKKAEIDGIISKFPNVDILVNNVGIFEPKNFTDIPDEDWNRFFEVNVLSGVRLSRAYLPSMLKKNWGRILFISSESGVQIPEEMIHYGVTKSAQISLGRGLAELTKGTNVTVNSVLPGPTRSEGVEGFLQNLAKQQNTDLNSVEKAFFQQARPSSLIQRFATVEEVANLVVYLASPLSSATNGAALRVDGGVVKSAF, via the coding sequence ATGGATACCCAACTGAAAAATAAAACCGCCTTAGTAACCGGCTCTACGGCAGGTATTGGACTCGCTATTGCAACCGGCCTAGCGAGAGAAGGTGCGAACGTAATCGTAAACGGAAGAACGAAAGCAAGGGTAGAAGAGGCGATCGCTTTGATAAAAAAAGAAGTTCCGGGAGCCTCCGTCCAGGGAATCGAAACCGATTTTTCCAAGAAAGCCGAAATAGACGGAATCATATCAAAATTTCCGAATGTAGATATTCTTGTGAATAATGTGGGAATTTTCGAGCCCAAGAATTTTACAGATATACCCGACGAGGATTGGAATCGATTCTTCGAGGTAAACGTATTGAGTGGTGTCAGACTTTCCAGAGCTTACTTACCAAGTATGCTGAAAAAAAATTGGGGAAGAATCCTATTCATTTCCAGCGAATCCGGCGTGCAAATTCCGGAGGAAATGATCCATTACGGAGTCACCAAAAGTGCTCAGATTTCCTTGGGTAGAGGGCTCGCGGAACTGACCAAAGGTACGAATGTAACCGTGAATTCCGTACTACCCGGACCAACAAGATCAGAGGGAGTCGAAGGCTTCCTACAAAATTTGGCGAAGCAGCAAAATACGGATCTGAACTCCGTCGAAAAAGCTTTCTTCCAACAGGCAAGACCTAGCTCGTTAATCCAAAGATTCGCTACCGTGGAAGAAGTCGCCAACCTGGTCGTTTATCTGGCCAGTCCATTATCCTCGGCCACGAACGGTGCGGCTCTTAGGGTGGATGGCGGCGTCGTTAAATCTGCGTTCTAA